In Erigeron canadensis isolate Cc75 chromosome 6, C_canadensis_v1, whole genome shotgun sequence, the following are encoded in one genomic region:
- the LOC122604285 gene encoding uncharacterized mitochondrial protein AtMg00810-like, with product MKKYGFRQSNSDHTLFLKHNSDRVTCLILYVDDMIITGNDENEINKLTKGLFTEFEMKSLGNLKYFLRIEVMRSQQGIFICQKKYILDLLAEIGMIDCKPSETPMTMNQKLFIEDGAKSADKERYQRIVGQLMYLLHTRPDIAYVVGVVSQIMHDPQEAHMNAVLSIIRYLKRTLGHEVLFRSNGHLKIQVYTDADWARDKGNRRSTSRYFSVVGGNLVTLMSKTQKVVTLSSAEAELRTKGLTEALCIKKLMFEVGFSQKKAPSYPDFRKSCST from the coding sequence ATGAAGAAATATGGATTCAGACAAAGCAACTCAGACCATACACTATTTCTAAAACACAACAGTGATCGTGTGACATGTCTAATtctttatgttgatgacatgatCATTActggaaatgatgaaaatgaaatcaACAAGCTAACAAAAGGGTTGTTTACAGAATTCGAGATGAAAAGCCTGGGAAACCTAAAATATTTTCTTAGGATTGAAGTAATGAGGTCACAACAAGGAATTTTCATCTGTCAAAAGAAGTATATACTAGATCTTCTAGCAGAAATAGGAATGATTGACTGCAAACCATCTGAAACACCTATGACGATGAACCAAAAGTTGTTCATTGAAGACGGAGCCAAATCAGCTGACAAAGAAAGGTATCAACGAATAGTAGGACAACTGATGTACCTCTTACATACCCGCCCTGATATAGCGTATGTTGTTGGAGTAGTCAGTCAAATCATGCATGACCCTCAGGAGGCACACATGAATGCAGTCTTAAGTATCATCCGATATCTCAAAAGAACGTTAGGTCATGAAGTTCTATTTAGATCAAATGGACATCTCAAAATACAGGTATATACAGATGCTGATTGGGCTAGAGACAAAGGAAATAGGCGATCAACTTCCAGATATTTTTCCGTGGTAGGTGGAAATTTGGTGACCTTAATGAGTAAAACGCAGAAAGTAGTAACATTATCAAGTGCTGAAGCAGAGTTGAGAACCAAAGGATTAACAGAAGCACTATGTATCAAAAAACTCATGTTTGAAGTAGGATTTTCCCAAAAGAAAGCACCCAGCTATCCAGATTTCAGAAAATCCTGTTCAACATGA